From Zingiber officinale cultivar Zhangliang chromosome 5B, Zo_v1.1, whole genome shotgun sequence, the proteins below share one genomic window:
- the LOC121984527 gene encoding serine/threonine-protein kinase PCRK1-like, producing the protein MKCLPFLNREVKEEIQLRFSTSLQSNDTTSTNHDFRRSETEFNSEDVIIAAESMGRSNYPNLTQRPSNLRVFTFSELKNATRNFSRSLLVGEGGFGCVYRGTIKSLEDPSTKIEIAVKLSHKGLQGHKEWVTEVNVLAAVDHPNLVKLIGYCAEDDERGMQRLLVYEYLQNRSVEHHLSTQSKTTLSWYMRLRIAIDSARGLAYLHEGMDFQIIFRDFKSSNILLDEDWNAKLSDFGLARQGPTEGITHVTTAVVGTAGYAAPEYIRTGRLTAKSDIWSYGVFLYELITGRRPIDRNRPKSEQKLLEWVKPYLSDTKKFRKIIDPKLEDEYSLKSAAKLSSVANRCLRRQSKSRPKMSEVLMMVQQIMEIPEIGAPQAPLRHPDLEQGDQRTAKKKGLKQPIGDWKIGKGIQLVWQGWKPTKIC; encoded by the exons ATGAAGTGTTTGCCATTCCTAAATAGAGAGGTGAAGGAGGAGATCCAGTTGAGATTCTCAACATCACTTCAGTCTAACGACACCACATCAACTAATCATGATTTCAGAAGATCAGAAACTGAGTTTAACTCTGAGGATGTTATTATTGCTGCCGAATCCATGGGAAGGTCCAACTACCCTAATTTAACCCAGAGACCAAGCAATCTCAGGGTTTTCACATTTTCAGAACTGAAGAATGCCACGAGGAACTTTAGCAGGTCACTTTTGGTTGGAGAAGGTGGGTTTGGATGTGTTTACAGGGGAACGATCAAGAGCCTTGAGGATCCAAGTACAAAGATTGAGATTGCTGTCAAACTAAGTCACAAGGGACTGCAG GGCCACAAGGAATGGGTGACTGAAGTCAATGTTCTTGCAGCAGTTGATCATCCAAATCTTGTTAAGTTAATAGGTTATTGTGCTGAAGATGATGAAAGAGGAATGCAACGATTACTTGTCTACGAATATTTGCAAAATAGAAGCGTAGAGCATCACTTGTCAACTCAATCAAAGACAACACTTTCTTGGTACATGAGACTAAGGATAGCAATTGATTCTGCACGTGGACTGGCATACTTGCATGAGGGAATGGATTTCCAG ATTATTTTCCGAGATTTCAAATCCTCTAACATCCTTTTAGATGAAGATTGGAATGCGAAATTGTCAGACTTTGGCTTAGCTAGACAAGGTCCAACAGAAGGAATAACTCATGTCACAACAGCT GTTGTCGGAACTGCGGGCTATGCTGCTCCTGAGTATATACGCACCGGCCGTCTTACTGCCAAGAGTGACATATGGAGCTACGGAGTCTTCCTATATGAACTTATCACCGGCCGACGACCAATAGATCGAAACAGGCCTAAAAGTGAACAGAAGCTCTTAGAATGGGTCAAACCTTACTTATCAGATACTAAAAAGTTCAGGAAGATCATAGACCCAAAGCTAGAGGATGAATACTCATTAAAATCTGCAGCAAAGCTTTCTTCTGTGGCAAATCGATGTCTACGGCGGCAAAGCAAGTCCAGACCCAAAATGAGTGAAGTGTTGATGATGGTCCAACAAATTATGGAAATCCCAGAAATCGGAGCTCCACAGGCTCCTTTAAGGCATCCAGATTTAGAACAAGGGGACCAAAGGACAGCAAAGAAGAAAGGTCTAAAGCAACCCATTGGTGACTGGAAAATAGGGAAAGGTATTCAGTTAGTGTGGCAGGGTTGGAAGCCAACAAAGATATGTTGA